The sequence GGGCCGCGCGCGGGCCAGTATGGACGTCGACGGGCTGGTGAAAGTACTTGCCCACAAAGAAACCGACGAAATCCTGGGTGTTCACATGATTGGTGCCCGTGCCGCCGATATGATTGCTGAAGCGGTTACGGCCATGGAATTCCGGGCCTCAGCCGAAGACGTATCCCGCATGTCGCACGCTCACCCGACCTATACCGAAGCGTTTAAAGAAGCCTGCCTTGCCGCTACCGACAACCGGGCCATTAATATGTGATGCGTTAAGCGAACGAAGGAAACACGCCCGGTTGCTGGAAAGCGGCCGGGCTTTTCTGTATATTGCTCCCTTAACCAATACAACCGCCCAGCCATGAAGAAATTGTTTACAGCTCTTTTGAGCCTGTCTGTTGCCTGTGTCCATGCCCAAAATGCAGACTCTGTTACCATTCGAAAGATTTACAACGAAGCGCTGGCCAATGGCAAATCCTACGAGTGGCTGCGCTATCTGACCAAGCAGGTTGGGCCACGACTGAGTGGTTCGGAGGGCGCGCAAAAAGCCGTTGACTGGACCAAACAGGTAATGGAACAGCAAGGGTTCGACCGAGTCTTTTTGCAGGATGTCATGGTGCCGCATTGGGTGCGTGGTGCCAAAGAAGAAGCCTTCATCCATAACGGTAATCAGAAAGTCACGGTCCCGATTGCAGCCTTGGGCGGATCAGTAGCGACCGCTCCCAAAGGGGTTGAAGCGGGTGTCATTGAAGTCAAAAGTTTCCCGGAACTACGGGCAATGAGTCCCGAAAAGGTCAAAGGCAAAATTGTGTTTTTCAATCGCCCGATGGATCCGACCAAAATCAACACCTTTGAAGCCTACGGTGGAGCCGTTGAGCAACGGGCCAATGGTGCCACCGAAGCTGCCAAACTCGGAGCCGTGGGGGCCATTGTCCGCTCGATGACGAATGGTCACGATGACTACCCGCACGTTGGCGGTATGCGCTACGCGACGGGCGTTCCGTTGATTCCGACTGCGGCTATCAGCACAAACGGCGCTGACCTGTTGAGTAAATCGCTGGCTGAGAATCCGAACCTTACCTTTTATTTCAAACAAAACTGCGAATCATTGCCCGATGCAAAATCGTATAACGTAGTTGGCGAAATCAAGGGCAGCGAAAAACCGGATGAAATTATTGTAGTTGGCGGACACCTCGACTCATGGGATCTGGCCGAAGGAGCCCACGACGATGGAGCTGGCTGTGTTCAGTCTATTGAAGTGCTGCGGATACTGAAAACACTGGGGATCAAGCCAAAACGTACCATCCGGGCCGTGATGTTCATGAACGAAGAAAACGGCTTGCGGGGTGGTGTTCAATATGCCGATCTGGCGAAGAAAAACAACGAAAAACATATTGCTGCCGTCGAGTCTGACAATGGCGGCTTTACACCACGCGGCTTTGGCATCGTTGGAACGCCAGCGCAACGGGAAAAAGTAATGCCCTGGAAACCGCTGTTAGCGCCCTACGGCCTGACAGACATCGGTGCGGGCAGTGGGGGTGCCGACATTGGCCCACTGGCTCAACTAGGAACCGTATTGTTCGGATTTAAACCCGATTCGCAGCGTTATTTCGATTACCATCACACCATGGTCGATCGCTTTGAAACCGTCAGCCAGCGTGAACTTGAACTGGGAGCCGCGTCAATGGCTTCATTAATCTATTTGCTGGATCAATACGGTTTGTAATCGAACGATTCCAGGTTAATATCCTACAAACTACCTTCTCGCTGGCTCTGCACTTTCGGGGAGGTGGTTTCCTTTTAAAAAGCTTCCCCCGTAAGGATATAAAAACCCAGTCCTTCGCGGGTCACGCCAACGTCGGCTCGCAGATACACGTCTTTCTTTTTGAACAATAAGTAACGAACTCCGCCACCACCCGTAGGCAACAGTTTGTCAAGCTGAATCTGTCCCGGCGATGCTCCGACCGTACCTACAGCCGCAAATACCGAGGCCCCGAACCGTCGACTAAATGGAAACGGCAACCAGCGATACTCAAGCTGTGTTGCCAGGTACATTTTATCCCGAAAGCGCCCCGGATAGTATCCTCGCATGATAATCTCACTACCCAGTAGTGCCATCTGGTTAAAGGGTACATTGCCGCTGGTCAGAACACCATAAGTCTGCCAGGCCAATACCTGTCCGGGTCGAACGGTTCGAAAGAGTCGAATATCCATGGATAGATTCGAAAACGACAGCGAGCTTCCCCGCGATCTTCCGTAATTCAGATAGGCAAGTTCAGCGAAAATACCCCGTCGGGCATTCAGCGCATTAGGGCGGCTATCATAAACAAACCCCGCCCCCAGCCCAAGATTAGTGGTTCCATTACTCCCCAACGGTAGCTCACGTGTGATCGTCTCCGACTGTTTGAATTCGACCCGGCTTAGCTGCTGATAATCAATCTCGATACCGCCAAATAGATTCGGAGCAATTCGGCGCATGGCTCGCTCCCGAAGCTGAATCGACAAGGCATCGATCGTAGCCGGATGGTCGGGTTTGGTATCGGGGCCAATGCCGTAGTATAACAACGGAAACCGCTGAAGTCGTCCCCGCCCCAGAAAAAACCAGCGATCATGGTCGCCATAAATAGTATGATCGATATTCAGTCCGTATTGCCCGCGCAGTGTGACAAAACTAAACGCCTGAATTTCGCTCAGACGGTTATTTGTTACGTCGTTATTGGCATGATAGAGATACAGCGCCGAAACCCCAAATTCAAAACTAGTTTCGGGTGCATAACTAAATGTTGGATAGAACGATACATGGGGGTTTGCCGCCGAAGTTGTATCATTAAAAAACCGGTTATACGCCCGCTGGACTATGTTCTGGGCTACTGACTGCTGAACTAGCCCTATCAGGAACCCGGTGGTAAGTAGTAAGCCTGATTTGATTTTATTCTGTGATCTGCTCATAGAACTGCGCCTTGTAATTCCTGGCAAGGCTTTGGCCTGATCAACCAATTACAGTAGTCTTACTCGAAGATCGCTCCAATAGTTTTGAATTATTAAAATATCATTAAAAACTGGTTAACCAAACTTGTTTTTAGGAGGGCTGTGTTGCAGCTCCCGAAGCAATCCACGTTCTATAAATTTTTATTAATTGCCTTTCGTGCTTCATCAAACGCCCCAGGTAATGGCGCGTTTCGTTTGTCGATTTTGCCGACCCGATTAATGATGGTCACAGACAGTTCGCCCTCGGCGCGCATCCGTTCAACGGCATCGAAAAGCTGTGAATCGGTCAGCAACAGGTGATCGCCCGAAAGATTATAGCGGGTAGCCATCTCTGGCCATAACGACTTATCATTACCCGACATGGGCAGATAAACCAGCGCAAAATCTCGGGAACTATAAGAATTTCGCAAACGCTGGGCATCGAGTGCGGCTTGCCGACCGGCTTCATCGGAAGGCGATGTTAGCAACAGGTAAATAACTTTACCCCGGTTGGCATTAATAACCTGATCAAGTAACGACGAGCCGCTGCCCAAATCGTCGCGCGTTACAAACACGCCCGGCGAAATCTCCAGGCTGCTTACCTTACGGCCGGCATCTCGTAAAGTTTTCATGGCTGACCGAATGCGGGTACTGTCTTTCACTTCCAACCGATACAATTCATCGAGCGATCGCTCCAGATCGGGTTCGTTTACCTGCGGCCGGGCATAATCATAAAGCAAGCGGGCGTAGTCGAGTGTCAGACCGGGCAGCGAAGTAGCCAGCCAATAGGCCGCCAGGTAATCTACGGACGAACTATCATACAGCCGAATACTGCGCTGAATCAGCGTCTCGTAATTCACCAGCCGCTGTAATGTGTCAGGATTCCGTTTAACCAGCCCATCGAAAAACTTAAGGTCTGATGCGCGGGCCGAGTTATTCAGGGCATAGTCGTTTAATCGAAGCCTTTCTTCAGCTGTCAGGTTTTTACCGTAACGCTCCAGCAAAATCGACAAAGCCCGTACCGTAAGGCCATTTGAGCGGCCGTTGCTAACCTGGGCCGAAATGCGTTGCGTCACATAACTGGCGAAGCGATTCATGGCCGATGCACGGGCAGCGGTCAATACCTGATCGTGGGCTGGCCGGAGTGAATCGCTCAATGCTTTATCTAATTCTTCATTTTCATAAGTGGCTTTATCGTACATAAATGCGGCCGCATTGTAGCGATCCGTAAAGCCAACCCATCGATTCAGGAGAGGAAATGTTTTCTCTTTGGCCGCAAAGGCCAGAAACGGCATATGATAGGCGCTCGAAATAATTCGGTATGCGTTTTCATCGCCCATTCCATTAACCCTTGCCGACAGTTTTTGGCCATCCGGCTTATTGGCATAGGTGGCTTCAAAGGCCTTATAACGGGCAAATTGCTGATTTACCTGCGCATTAACGCCCCCAAACCGAAACGGCACCGCCACCGTGAATAGCGAATCGGCATCCAGTTCAATACTTAAGGCACCAGCTGAAGCCAGGAAAGCTGTTGAGATACGCCCATACGTAAAATACATTTCTTCCTGCGTGTAGATGAGGGGCATCGACACCCGAAACGTACCATCTACATTCAACGGTGCCGGACGTACCAATTCCCGGCTGGCCTGCAAAATATTATTTCGGCTGACCAGCACCGTCGGGGATTCCCGATACAGGCGTGCCGATAGGTTTCGGATTCGACCCGTTACGATAACCGAGTCTACAGACTGGCGATCCGTTTGGGCATGAGACAGACCTGGGAGCAAATAACAGGCAGTAAACAGCAGGCTAATCAGGAGCCGAAAAGGGTTTTCCATTGCTTCAAGAGGAACAAGATAAAGCAATAACTAACTGAACCCTCAAAATGTCAACTTTCGGCAAAAAAATGCCAGATTCTTACTTCGTCTTTATGCCGTGATACTGATCCTGCTCCTGATAATCGGTGCGCAATGGATACCCAACCCAATCGGTTGGCAACAGAATTCGGCGCAGATCAGGATGGCCTTCAAACTGAATACCGACCAGATCGAATGCTTCCCGCTCATGCCAATCGGCAGTTCGCCAGATGTGCGCAACACTCGGCACAGATGGCAGTTGGTTACCAGCCGTCTTTCGCGGCACAACCACTTTCAGCATCAGATTATGCTCGTAGGGAATTGATGTAAGGTTGTAAATGACCTCCATCGTATCAGCCTCCAAACCGTTGTCGATAGCCGTAACACAGGCCAGGAGATCGAAAAATAGTCGGTCGTCATCGCGCAGAAACTGACAGATTTCGACCAGCTGACTGACTGGAACGGTAAGATAGGGTTGCAGATTTTGCGTATTGGCCTGTAGTTCCAGACCAAACCGGGCAGTTAACGTACTGGTTATTTCGGAGAAGGTCATTATCTAAAAAGCGTAAAATTAGGCCAGCCAGGCCAGCCATTGCATCCAATTTTCAATCCAGAACAAAAACTTAGTGGCAAATTTAGCCGCCGGGGCCGATGATGGTTCAAGCGTGAGGCTGTTGTTGTTCAGGTCGGTATCCATGTAGATTTTCTGCTTCGGATCTACTTTTGCCCACAAAACTCTGGCTTTTTCGGTGAGCGTAAACTGCCGCTGACGCGCTTTACCATCCCAGAACAACATGAGTTCTTTTCCATTGTCAAAATGAACCAGCACATCCACAGGCATTTTTCCATCGCCGTTACGCTGAACCGTTATGATGGCCTGTTGCTGGCCATCGCGCTTCCGGTTTTTGAGCGAGCTCAGTTCATAGTCGACAACATTGTCGCCATATAATGCCTGATCGAAAAACCAGTTCATATCGGCCCCGTATTTGGTACCAAGTCGCTTCGTCACAATTTCGTTCACAATCGCAATGAAGTTATCGGCATCAGGGTGTTTAAATTTCCAGCGAATAAAATACGTCTGCATGATTTCGTCCATCACCGGCAGACCAACCAATCCCTCCAGTGTTTTCAGCCAGGTTGCCGTTTTGGAATAAGTCAGAACGCCGTATTGCCCCTCCGGAAGTTGCCACGTATTACCAAACGACGAGCCAATGGCCGGGTTATCCTGATGCACATAACTCGACCGTGAACTTTCCATATCGCCCATTTTAAAGTCCAGCAAATCGAACTGCGATGACCGGACTCCATACGTTGCGTCCATAATCCGACCCTCGTAGTACTGATTAAACCCTTCATCCAGCCAGGCTTCCTCAAACTCGTTGGACGCTATGAGTTGCATAAAATACTGATGACCAAATTCATGAATCGTTACCTCTTCCGGGAATCGGGCTCCGGCAGGTAGAAACCAGGCCGAGCCGGCCGTAATGAAGGTTGGGTATTCCATGCCAAACGACCCACTGGCGTGCAAGGGTGGATCAACGATCGTTAAATTGGGAAACGGATATTTCCCCAAATGCTTATCAAAGTAGGCCAGCGCTGCTTTCGCTGCCGTCAAATGTCGCTCGGCCTGGTGTCGATGCTCCGGCTGCATAACCAGTTCCAGCTTTACCTCCCCACCAGACGGTCGTTTCCAGGTATCATTCACCACCTGAAAATGAGGAGAGGCCGTCCATGCAAAATCGACTACATCTTCGGCGTGGTAGTGAATCTTTTTGGTGCCATTTGAGAATAATTTTTCGGACTGATAGAGCCCCGTAGCACTAACCCAATATTCTTTCGGGGTTGTAATGTTTACGTCATAAACCCCATAATCGGCGTAGAACTCCGAATGAGCATGGAACTGGTGACAGTTCCATTGGCCTTTTGTGGCATAACGCGTTCCGGCAGGCTCATACACCCCGATTTTAGGAAACCACTGACCAACCAGAAAAAAGTCGCGGCTGAAACCCGTACGGGCAAATATTTTTGGGAGCTTGGCCCGAAACTTTATATCGAGCGTAATCGTCTCGCCCGGCCCAACGGGTTTCGATAAGGGTACACGAATAACCGTGTGATCGTCTTCGTTTTGGTCATCAGGCTGGATGTATTTATAGGCCAGCGGCTCTTCTTTGGTTTTCATCGATAAAACCTCGATGGATCCATACGGATCTTCTTTCGAACTAAGGTCAATTTCGGTTCCCCGCAACTGCCCACCCGATTCGCGCATAAACGTTGACCGATCATTGCGAAAGGCATTCAGGTAGAGGTGAAACTGCAGTTCCCGAATAACATCGCTGGATGCGTTGCGCCACGTTAAGGTTTCCTGCCCATCGAGTTTTTTCGTGATTGGGTCCAGTTTCACGTCAATCTGATAATTAGCCAGACGCGGACTAAGGGGTGTCGAAAAAATGGTCTTTGCTGGCTGAGCAAACCCATTCAGTACAGCACCACATAGAGTTAGATAAGTCAGGAAGTGTTTCATCAGGCAACTGGGAAAGGATTGGCGAACAGGCAAGATCGACGGTTACTGCTACTTATGCGATTTGAACTAGTCAAATATAATGCTTAATCGATCCCATCAATCAATCTGCTCTGGGTAGCCATCCAGACGATTTGGTTCTCCCCCAAAAAACGCGCATATTGATTAGTGAATCAACCTCTTTGAACAAGTTCATCCAAACTATGAAGCACTGTTTTCTCTCGTTAATTCTATCTATTTTGATTTCGTTATTTGCCAATGCACAACCCTACGATCTCGTTATCAAAAACGGTCGTGTCGTCGACGGCACGGGCAATCCGTGGATACATGCCGACGTTGCCGTTCAGAATGGGCGTATTGTGCGGATTGGCACTATACCATCAACCGATGCCAATCGAACAATCGACGCCAGTGGACTAATTGTAGCGCCTGGCTTTATTGATGTTCATACCCATGTAGAAGGTAGTTTAGAAGCGCAGCCCGGCGCTCCAAATTTCGTTTACGATGGCGTTACAACCATGATTACAGGAAATTGTGGAGGTTCCAGTACAAACCTGCGCACGTATTTTGACACCCTGCGGATGCAGGGCATTTCGGTGAATGTGGGGTCATTGATCGGCCACAATACGGTCCGTATGAAAGTGATGAAAATGGCTTTCCGCGAACCAACCGCCCGCGAACAGGCCGACATGGAAGTACTGGTCGAGCAGGCTATGAAAGACGGAGCGGTTGGTCTGTCAACCGGGCTGATCTATACGCCCGGCACCTATGCCCGTACACCCGAGGTTGTCAACCTGGCAAAAATGGCTTCCCGTTATGGCGGTGTTTATGCTTCACACATCCGCAATGAAGGGCAGAATGTAAAGCAAGCCGTGGAAGAAGCGATTCAGATTAGCCGCGAAGCGCACATTCCCGTCGAAATTTCACATTTTAAAGTGGCCAGCAAACCGCTCTGGGGCAATAGTACCGAAACAGTGGCTATGGTTGAAGCCGCCCGACGCGAGGGCTTGGATGTGACAGTAGACCAGTATCCCTACACGGCTTCGAGTACGTCGCTGGAAAGCATCATACCATCGTGGGCACTAGCCGATGGCGATTCAGCCGTATTGGCGCGCTTTCGGGATTCAGCCAGCCGAACCAAAATCCGGAACGAAATGCTGGAGAGCCTCAAAAAAAACCTGCGCAAGAATTACGAATATGCGGTCGTGGCGAATTACAAACCCGATACAACGTTCAATGGCCTCAGTATCAATCAAATTAACCAGAAGTTAGGGCGCAAAAATTCCGCTGAAACCGAAGCCGATCTTGTGATGGATTTGATGGAAAAGGCCAACCTGAAACGGATTCAGATGGTATATCATACAATGTCGGAGACCGACGTTGAAACCATTCTTCGTTATCCGAACACCATGATAGCCTCGGACGCGGGGGTCGCTAAATTAGGATCAGGCATGCCACATCCGCGTGCTTATGGCACAAACGCCCGTGTTTTAGGCCGTTATGTCCGCGAGCGTCATATTATTCCGCTCGAAGAAGCAATTCGACGTATGACGTCACTGCCGGCCCAGCGTTTCCGATTAACCGACCGGGGGTTAATTCGTCCTGGTTATGCGGCCGATATCGTTCTGTTCGATGAAAAAACCGTTTCTGACCGGGCCACTTACGACCAGCCTCATGCCTACACAACTGGTATTTCGTGGGTGCTGGTTAATGGAACCCCTGTTATTGAAAACAATAAACAGACAAATCAGCGACCCGGTCAGCTCCTCATGGGGCCTGGCTATGTAAAATAATAGAGGATGTAGGTAGTTCTGCCAGACTGTATCATACATCCTCTATCATACATAAAAAGTTTTGCCTTGTATTTCGTTACTTTGCTGCCGGTTCGCCAATCGGCCTAACGACTTGGTAGTCATGGCTGAAAAAATTGGCTTTTTCGTTGTTAACCCTTCTTATTTTCTGCGATGAGTACCATTCAAAGCATTCATGCCCGACAAATTCTGGATTCGCGAGGCAACCCGACCGTTGAGGTAGACGTTCGGACAGAAAACGGATATCTGGGTCGTGCGGCCGTTCCATCGGGCGCATCCACTGGCTCCCATGAAGCTGTCGAACTCCGCGACGACGATCCAAAAATATACGTC comes from Spirosoma aureum and encodes:
- a CDS encoding M28 family peptidase, which gives rise to MKKLFTALLSLSVACVHAQNADSVTIRKIYNEALANGKSYEWLRYLTKQVGPRLSGSEGAQKAVDWTKQVMEQQGFDRVFLQDVMVPHWVRGAKEEAFIHNGNQKVTVPIAALGGSVATAPKGVEAGVIEVKSFPELRAMSPEKVKGKIVFFNRPMDPTKINTFEAYGGAVEQRANGATEAAKLGAVGAIVRSMTNGHDDYPHVGGMRYATGVPLIPTAAISTNGADLLSKSLAENPNLTFYFKQNCESLPDAKSYNVVGEIKGSEKPDEIIVVGGHLDSWDLAEGAHDDGAGCVQSIEVLRILKTLGIKPKRTIRAVMFMNEENGLRGGVQYADLAKKNNEKHIAAVESDNGGFTPRGFGIVGTPAQREKVMPWKPLLAPYGLTDIGAGSGGADIGPLAQLGTVLFGFKPDSQRYFDYHHTMVDRFETVSQRELELGAASMASLIYLLDQYGL
- a CDS encoding N-acyl-D-amino-acid deacylase family protein, with amino-acid sequence MKHCFLSLILSILISLFANAQPYDLVIKNGRVVDGTGNPWIHADVAVQNGRIVRIGTIPSTDANRTIDASGLIVAPGFIDVHTHVEGSLEAQPGAPNFVYDGVTTMITGNCGGSSTNLRTYFDTLRMQGISVNVGSLIGHNTVRMKVMKMAFREPTAREQADMEVLVEQAMKDGAVGLSTGLIYTPGTYARTPEVVNLAKMASRYGGVYASHIRNEGQNVKQAVEEAIQISREAHIPVEISHFKVASKPLWGNSTETVAMVEAARREGLDVTVDQYPYTASSTSLESIIPSWALADGDSAVLARFRDSASRTKIRNEMLESLKKNLRKNYEYAVVANYKPDTTFNGLSINQINQKLGRKNSAETEADLVMDLMEKANLKRIQMVYHTMSETDVETILRYPNTMIASDAGVAKLGSGMPHPRAYGTNARVLGRYVRERHIIPLEEAIRRMTSLPAQRFRLTDRGLIRPGYAADIVLFDEKTVSDRATYDQPHAYTTGISWVLVNGTPVIENNKQTNQRPGQLLMGPGYVK
- a CDS encoding NADH-quinone oxidoreductase subunit C, translating into MTFSEITSTLTARFGLELQANTQNLQPYLTVPVSQLVEICQFLRDDDRLFFDLLACVTAIDNGLEADTMEVIYNLTSIPYEHNLMLKVVVPRKTAGNQLPSVPSVAHIWRTADWHEREAFDLVGIQFEGHPDLRRILLPTDWVGYPLRTDYQEQDQYHGIKTK
- a CDS encoding M1 family metallopeptidase, with translation MKHFLTYLTLCGAVLNGFAQPAKTIFSTPLSPRLANYQIDVKLDPITKKLDGQETLTWRNASSDVIRELQFHLYLNAFRNDRSTFMRESGGQLRGTEIDLSSKEDPYGSIEVLSMKTKEEPLAYKYIQPDDQNEDDHTVIRVPLSKPVGPGETITLDIKFRAKLPKIFARTGFSRDFFLVGQWFPKIGVYEPAGTRYATKGQWNCHQFHAHSEFYADYGVYDVNITTPKEYWVSATGLYQSEKLFSNGTKKIHYHAEDVVDFAWTASPHFQVVNDTWKRPSGGEVKLELVMQPEHRHQAERHLTAAKAALAYFDKHLGKYPFPNLTIVDPPLHASGSFGMEYPTFITAGSAWFLPAGARFPEEVTIHEFGHQYFMQLIASNEFEEAWLDEGFNQYYEGRIMDATYGVRSSQFDLLDFKMGDMESSRSSYVHQDNPAIGSSFGNTWQLPEGQYGVLTYSKTATWLKTLEGLVGLPVMDEIMQTYFIRWKFKHPDADNFIAIVNEIVTKRLGTKYGADMNWFFDQALYGDNVVDYELSSLKNRKRDGQQQAIITVQRNGDGKMPVDVLVHFDNGKELMLFWDGKARQRQFTLTEKARVLWAKVDPKQKIYMDTDLNNNSLTLEPSSAPAAKFATKFLFWIENWMQWLAWLA
- a CDS encoding BamA/TamA family outer membrane protein; this encodes MSRSQNKIKSGLLLTTGFLIGLVQQSVAQNIVQRAYNRFFNDTTSAANPHVSFYPTFSYAPETSFEFGVSALYLYHANNDVTNNRLSEIQAFSFVTLRGQYGLNIDHTIYGDHDRWFFLGRGRLQRFPLLYYGIGPDTKPDHPATIDALSIQLRERAMRRIAPNLFGGIEIDYQQLSRVEFKQSETITRELPLGSNGTTNLGLGAGFVYDSRPNALNARRGIFAELAYLNYGRSRGSSLSFSNLSMDIRLFRTVRPGQVLAWQTYGVLTSGNVPFNQMALLGSEIIMRGYYPGRFRDKMYLATQLEYRWLPFPFSRRFGASVFAAVGTVGASPGQIQLDKLLPTGGGGVRYLLFKKKDVYLRADVGVTREGLGFYILTGEAF